A DNA window from Deltaproteobacteria bacterium contains the following coding sequences:
- a CDS encoding isoprenylcysteine carboxylmethyltransferase family protein — MPLKEEFGRQGNWLFRWRSYLPVLLIILLIPGMANFTLPGNSETMHLMWVIFCIAVSFFGLIIRVFTIGHTPKSTSGRNTSEQKASTVNSTGIYSTVRHPLYVGNFFMWFGIFLYVHSIWVALTFILIYWLYYERIMYAEEEFLRGKFGEAYESWASKTPAFIPSFKRYAPPALAFSLRNVLKREYSGFFAVIFCFTLLEVIKNYLLQGKVALHTGWIIFFIFGLAVYLLLRTLKRNTRMLHVEGR, encoded by the coding sequence ATGCCTTTAAAAGAAGAATTCGGCCGACAGGGAAACTGGCTCTTCAGATGGAGAAGCTACCTTCCCGTCCTTCTTATCATACTGCTCATACCCGGTATGGCAAACTTCACACTTCCGGGAAATTCTGAAACGATGCACCTCATGTGGGTTATTTTCTGCATTGCTGTCTCCTTTTTTGGTCTCATCATCAGGGTTTTTACTATAGGCCATACACCGAAAAGCACCTCCGGCAGAAATACGAGCGAGCAAAAAGCGAGTACCGTCAACTCAACAGGTATTTACTCTACCGTAAGGCACCCCCTTTATGTTGGCAACTTTTTTATGTGGTTCGGCATTTTTCTCTACGTTCATTCAATTTGGGTAGCGCTGACATTCATACTCATCTACTGGTTATACTATGAACGGATCATGTACGCCGAAGAGGAATTTTTGAGAGGAAAATTTGGCGAAGCCTATGAATCATGGGCATCAAAAACACCTGCCTTTATTCCCAGCTTTAAGCGCTACGCTCCACCGGCGCTTGCCTTTTCTCTCAGGAACGTACTCAAAAGAGAGTACTCCGGTTTTTTTGCCGTCATCTTCTGCTTTACCCTGCTGGAAGTGATAAAAAACTATCTTCTCCAGGGAAAGGTTGCGCTCCATACAGGCTGGATCATTTTCTTCATCTTTGGCCTTGCTGTCTACCTTCTCCTTAGGACCTTAAAGAGGAATACGAGAATGCTTCACGTAGAAGGAAGATAG